Genomic window (Mycosarcoma maydis chromosome 5, whole genome shotgun sequence):
taatcacgaatctatTCACGATGTAGGCTTTGCGGAGTAGATCAAAGACTCGCCAAtcaaagcacaaagcacaaagcacgcagcaagcgccaatcgcgaatctgttttttgtttttgtttttgtttcCGTTTTCTTTTTTTGGGCTGTTtttggcgctgctcgctgcagctggcaaGCTTCGGTgtcgcagtcacgagtgggagtgtcgtgcgtgttgctgcgtGGTGTGCGTTCATCTTACATAAAGCTATGTAAAATGCAAACTGtgaaactcgtgactgtgaaaCTGTGAAACGGTCGGcgtgacgagtcgtgagtgaaacacgaaacgtgatattcgtgattcccgATTACAattacgattcacgattcattcGTCACATTTTGTACGTCGGTTTGCTGGCCATGTGCTTATCATGACCACGAACCGCGATAGCGTTGCAGGTTCTTGACGACTCGGTCGCCCATGCTACGTCTTGCACCACCGCGATAGCGACAGCGTGCGTCGCAGACAAGTTGGGCGGAGCGGACACTATGTCGCGCAACGTGAGCAGTGCTTCTGGAGCTGGCGTCCGAGCCTCATCGTCCACACCAGTAGCAGAGCGTACGAACCGATCCAACAGAGGACGTCGCTCTACCAGTACTGAGCCTAGATGTGGTGCAAGCAAGTCGGCTCAAACACAACGcgctgcatcgtcggcgCGATCGTCGCCTGTCACATCGTACGTCGCTGGCTTCGCTGCGTCGACGTCTCGCTCGCGTCCCACCAGCCACCCACCAGTTCGAGGTGCTTCGCTACCGCAATGTTTGTCGGCATCGCAGCAACGATCGCCAGAACACGGCTCGAATAGTCGCATTGCCACCCCAAACAGCAGCACGTCTACTAGCTGCAGAACCAGCGTCGTGCTCGACGCTTCGGCATATCGGTACTCGCTCAACGTGGGCACCATCTCGAGGTTTCCAGCGTCTTGTACGGATGGCGCAAATCAGATCCTTCGTGCTACCAAGCCGAGCCAAGACGTGTCTGCGACAATACCTGTGCCAATCGATCCTGGTCGAGCATCGGTGTCGTCTGCAACCTCATCGCGTGCGTCGTCGCGGCTCTCTTCGCGCTACACCGCGGAAGAGGTGGCACCGCAGAGAAGACCCGTCTACCTCGCCTTGCCCTCTGATCCAAGTGCAGTGGGTCCTTGGTCCAATACCAGCTCCACGCTACTGTCGCAATccaagctcggcgataAACacgccagcaccagcagtGCGGCCAAGCCGCACAAGAAGAGCGATCACAGCGGCGCCCCAAGCAGGAACAGCAAGATCATGACGAGCTTTCCATTTCCGCATCCTGTGACGCCTAGGAGACGAGGTGCGGGTGGAGGCGAGGGTGGTAGTGCGAATGCAGCGGGTAGCGGTGGACGTATGGCTGCGGTTGGTGCAGCGTGGCAGCGGTTATTGACTGCGGTGTTTGCTGGGCCGTACGAGAGGCAATTGGATCgcgaggagcaggaggacGATCGGATCACCGAATCGATTATCCAAGGGATTGCATGGCGTAACGGTACGCATCGCGATGCTGCAAGCGGTGGTCGTACAGACTACggcaccatctcgatcggTTCATCATCCAAGAAACCAGCGAGTGCTGACTCACAAGACGTTGATCCATCCGATCCATACGGCTACCGACGTCTCGCCGGCCCACATCTGCTGCCTAGCTACACCACGCATCTGGTCGCACGCCGGCGCGAACGTCGGCGAGCACGCAGTCGTGCGCGCTTCCAGTGCATGGCCCTCTGGACAATCTGGACCGTCagcatcctcctcgtcctcatcgtcatcgttcTCCTCTTCAGCTTCGTCTTTCCCGATCGCTTGCGCATCCCCAATCACTCGGACGACCATGTACTTGCTCCCTGGTTCCCTATCCCCGCCCCCGCATTGCTCCCATCCATCACTATCGCTCGCATACATCCCTCCTGAACACACACATACTCGttccaccatcatccaATGTAACGGACCGTAACGAAGCTTTTGACGATCCATCAGTATCAAATCTCTCGCATCCACACGTGTGCAACCGTGGACCTGGACGCTGTACAAagcaacactcgtgactttcgACGCTATCAACCCTAACATCTGGCAGGAGAAATTAACACAAATAGAATCCAAAGAGCGTCAAGGCCACATGGCGTGCTCACAAATCCGAATGCACTGCGCGGCCCAACCCTAGACTGAGGACGTCCAGCCACttgccgagatcgtcaaGCGTCTTGGCCAACGTGGACGAGACCTGGTGTTTGGTGTGCAAATGAGCGAAATCGAGCGGTTTCAGCGCCGGGCCTGCGTCCATGTGCGGGCGGGTGAAAGCGGATCCCGCAGGAACGCCAGTCCCAGCCGccgcagtcgcagtcgcagtcgcgACAGTGGTGGGCGTTGgtgtggctgctgctgcagcttgcgcGGTAGGAGTGATGGGCGAATCGTCGCTTGCAGCGAGCGATGTGGAGGCGGCGAGACTCGCGCTGTCTGCGCGCTGGCGTGGTTGCGTCAGATAGCCCGCACGCAGCCTTGCGAGCCGACTGTACGTCTGTGCGTTCGCACCGCGGTCCCACAGCTGCACATGGCGAGACGGCGACGCGTGTAGCCCGGCCGTGGTGGGATCGCTCCCACCGTGCGATTGGCGGTGATGCGCAATGAGTTCCGCGTTGTCCACTGCGCGATCCAGATCAGTGTACAATCCGGAAGAGGTCGCGTCATTACTCTTGCCGTGCCCCATGCGCTGCTCCAATACGCGCGAACTGTAAGTCTGCTTAGGCTgcgcagcaccagcagcaccagcagcaccagccgAACCAGCCGAACTCAGGTCGTGCAACGAACGAGAATCCGGTATGACGATCGCTGTCGTAGTGGATGACGCTGCGGTCGACATTGcgagcgaagacgagccGGAAGAACTGCTGCTGGGTTTCGTGAGCGATTGCGAGCGTTTGCGCATCGGCTGCGCTGGACccacaccaccaccgacacCAAATCGGAAGGGAGTGTTGCCCGTTCCCGTGAAACTCGCCTTCTCTTGGGCGTGAGCGCCGAGGGACGGTTTCGCCATCGGTACAGCGGCAgacagcgatgacgacgactgctgcgtcttgagctgcgGAggcgcttgctgtgctcgcAGCGTCGCACAAGCTTCGACCGCTGGCGCAGCCGGTCTCCATGTGGACCCATTGACGCTGTCTGCTCCCGTTCCTCCCCTCGTCGCATAGCCTCCTCCCGCACTCGTCGCACCGtcgcttggctcgacaTCAAATAAACGCAAAAGCGGATGATCGCGAATTGGAATTGGCGCATGCTGACCTTCCActtcctcctcatcctcatcccACTCCCTAGCACTTTGAAGCGTGTTGAATTCCCAACCCTCACCCGTCTCCCTCCCATCAAACGCAAACGAATCGCGATTCCCCGCCTCGCCCCAATCTGCCGTCTCGGCACCGATCAAACTCATGCGCATGCCTCCAGCCTTTGTCCATGCATTGTACGACTGGATCACCTCCTTGAGCACGCTCGACGGCGTCTTGGCGTACGTCTTGATCCACTTGAGCTTCGTGAGTTCTTCCGATGTCGCACGCTCCTTGGGCTCTTCGTTGAGGCACGCGGCTACAAAGTCGCGCATCGCGGGCGAAAAATCGCCTTCGAGCGGCAACCTCGGCGGCTTGCTTTTGGGGATGAGCATAATGACTCGCATCTGTTCCACATCGGCTAGCGGTGGATTGCCTGTAGCCATTTCGTAGATAGTAATGCCGAGACTCCACACGTCGGCTTTCTGATCGTATGTCTTGCCTTCTGTGATGACTTCGGGTGCCATCCAATAGGGCGTGCCGACAAAAGTACTGCGCTTGCTGTGGACGCTGTTCGAGGCGAGGGAAGCGGCGACACCGAAATCGCACAACAGGATGCGGCCAGTGCTGGTGAGCAGGATGTTGGCAGCTTTGATGTCGCGATGGATAATGCCCGATTTGTGCAGATAGTTGAGCGCTACCAGCGTCTCCCTGACGATCACCGCACAATAGCGTTCGGCGATGGCGCCGGCCTTCATAAGAGTGCGCACACTGCCACCTTCTGCAAAGTCCATAACAATCCATAACTCTGGGCCTTTGAGCCAACAGCCCCAGTACCGTACGACATTCTTGGAAGCAGCCTCGCGTAGTTGACTCAGCAGAGCCACTTCGCGTTGGATGTCACTCACGTCATCGTCTGGCGTGTCCAGATTCACTACCTTGAGCGCTACCGCAGCACCCGTCTCGACGTGGACGCCACGGTAAACGGCGCCGTAcgctcctcgtccgacgagctcaagcctTCGGTAAACCGAATTGACCGGTGGACCTACATCTGAAGAGCTGTTGCCGCCGCCACGAGGCGGGCCCCCACGACGATCCGGGGGGCCGCCGCCTCCCGTTCCACCACCATTACCTCCGTTTGTCGGACCCgcgccaccgccaccgccacctcCGCCATGCATGCCGTTGCCACGACCGCCGCCGGTATTACCACGATTTCTGCCACCATTGTTCGCGGACGAGACGCCAGaaccaccagcaccagtTACGCCTTTGCCACCGTGGTCGCCGTTTGATAGGCCTCGAACCGGCTCGGCTCCTCCGAGCGAAGCTTGTCGGCCTCGAGACTGCGGCTTACCCTCCTTGTGCAGCGTTGGATTCAGCAAATCGATCAAAGCGGCGTAGGATCGCTTGGCAAGACCATGACGTTGTTCGATCGCTGAGCGGCTGGGAGACTTTGGTTCGGCTTTCGCTGCCTCGGAGGCTGTTGGGGGTGTCTGTTCTGAAACCAATGGAACCTCGTTTGGCTCATCTTTCTCGAGTGCCTCGGAAGAGTCAGACCTACGAAGTTGAAGTTCTTGGTCGCTGTCGAACGACATAGTGGCTAGCGTTTTGGATGGAGTCTGCGGCAAGTCCTTGGAGAGGGACTTGTCTTCATCTTCCGCTTCCGTGATCTGGGAGAAGCGCGAAGCGTTAAATCTCGTGCCTTCACCGTGCAGCCCTAATCCTTGCAGCTTTGGAGAATGCTGAACGGAACTAGGCAGCGAAAGTgatgcttgcttgctcttgccgGTCGTTTCATTGCCTGGGGTCTTCGGGGCATCGACTACGTGGAGCGTTTGAGAACGCTGGTGGCGAGGATCGAGTCGGGGTACCAGGCCTAGCGTGGTGAggaaggaagaggaagagttGGAGCGAAACCGATTGCGCTCTTGAACAGCGTCTGCAGAGGCTTTGGAACTGACGTCGAAACTGCCTGCTCTGCGAATGACGCTCAGACCCTTCTTGGTTGCCTGCGCGGCGGAGCGAGCTGCCACATTGACGATCTCGCCAGATCGTCTGCGCAGTGTTTTGGAtgaggagctcgagatcaTGATGGCCTGGCGATCGCGTGCAGCGTGGTCCTCGACTTGTTTACTAGAAGGTAGTAGCGCTTGCTGGTCGTCCCAGTCTGCGAAGGTCTGACAGTCGCGCAAAGGAGAGCTAGGCATGCCGTTGCCGGAGCTGGTAGCAAAGTCTtcctcatcttcatctTTGACAAGACTGAGGCTGTGCGTACTGTTTTTGGATTGGTGCTTGTGAGCGCGAGGGTCGAAAAAGGCGTGCGACAACGAGTTGGAAGATCGCGATCGAAACATGCGGTTACTACGAATGTAGGAGGATGAGTCATGGCCAACTTCGAGCCTGGAGCGCTGCGGGCCGTCCGACTTGCGTCGCTGGTGCATAAAGCGAGGCTGTTGTGATTTGTCGGAGCTGGCGTCAAGGTTGCGGCTGGAATAGAGAAAGATGTCACCGCTGTTGGGATTTAAGAACTGCGATCCTTCTGTATGGGATCGATGGCGGCCACCGTCCTTCTGAGCTAAGTCCGAGGCTCGGAGACTGGCAGCAGTCTTGGCATCATGCGAGTTTCGTTTGCTCTGTCTCTTGAAGCTGCGGCCCCAACTCAATCGATCACTCATCATAGAGCTGCCAAGCTCAGAGACAGATACCGAGCTGAAAGAGTTGCGATGAGAGGCAGCTCTAGCATGGCCGGcggacgagatggaagaagaggaagggTTGGAAAAGGTGGTGCGATAGTTAGTCGACGGCGAGAAGGCAGAGGTCGATTCGGTTGAAGGGGATGACTGCACAAAGCCACCATAGGCAAACGTGTGTAACGATTTTGGGTCGATACTGGTAGGATTCTGCTCTGTCGCGGATCGGACAAGAAATGTGGGGACATGAGATTCATGCTTGGATGCTGATACGAATTGACTGCTGGGTGGCATCGATATCTTTGTCGGCGAGGAAGCACGGTGATGAAAGGTATTGGAGGGCACGTGTGGCGAGCGGGAAGGGCCAGCCTCGGCAGATTGCGGCCAAAATGACATCATGGGCTGAAGCTGTACGGCTCGATGAGGCAGTACGGTTCGTTGTGGATCTGGAGCAGACtatgctgctgctgccagcgAAGCTGGGCAATTAGGCCGAGTGGAACATGATGTGGCTCTAGACAAGGAGGATTGCAATCCAgggcgatgctgctgaagtAGCAGGTACTGTGTTCGGATCTGGTGCCAAGGCAAAGCTATTGAAGTAGACGCTGAGCGAAAGGAAGATAATCGTAGTACTGATCGAAGTTGTCGGAGGGGCAAACTGAGCATAACCGGTGGGTGGTGTTGTCAGCTTGCTCTCTCTGCCATTCGTCATTCTAAAATTACTGTATCTGTGTCTCACGATTAACCACCTtaatttgtgattcgtgattcatgattgttTTGAATTTCCTCCTAagttagtcacgagtggcaatcacgaattcatGAAtttacgaatcgtgaatcgtgagtgtctCGCTCTACCGTACCGAAAAAAAACATGGGGGTAATTTGGGGTTGCAAAAAGGGGTTGAAAATCATTCTACTTGCTATCAAACCCCACAACGTACCACGCCACACACACCTTTTCAGAGCACATCCTGATGCCGCGCTGAAGCATTTCTTGTTCCGCGATCTGTTTGGATTGTTTGGATAAGTTCAGACAACAGCACTCCACATGGTGTCAGACAGGCGAGAGACTATCATCTGGAACCATGTGACACGTGTTATCAAGCTTTGGTGAGCTTGCCCTGCCCAACGAGATATCGGCTGATCTCGTTGTACAGCTCGATTTGATCGTCGAGTGTAAGCTGCGTTACTACGGTCTGCAGCACCGAGCCAACGGTGACATGGTGTTCGCGAATGAGCGACGAGTAGTAGACGTAAGAAAAGAGTCCCATCAAGAACTGGCAATCAAAGCGGTCAGTAAGACCACCGTGGCCAGGGATGCTGTCGCCGAAATCCTTGATGTTGAAAGCACGTTTGAATCCGCTCGCAAAGAATCCGCCAAACGGCGCGACCAGGCTGGCAAACGCAGCCATGACGAGAGCGTGCAGCTGGAACGGAGACCACGGGAACGCCGAGATACGGTGACCTGCAATCGAGGAGGCCAACGACGCCATGGCGGGTGGCAAGGAAAGGTAGTGCCAGTGGAAGACTGGGTTGACGTCGCAGGTAACCTCCTTGAACGCATTCATGCCCAGGCTGACGGCAGGGCAGATCATGTAGTTGTAGCGCTGGAAGAAGGTGGCCCAACCGTATGCAAAGATCTCGGTGACGATGAATGCACCCACGAAACCCTCGACCGTCTTCTTGGGGCTGAGGTCGATCAGAGGCGTCCTGCCAAACGTCATACCACAAATGTAAGCAAAGACATCGTTGCAAACCACGAGCGAGGCGGGCACCCAGAGCCAGATGAGACCCTCGAGAATGTTGTTGACGATAAAGTGGCTGGAAAAGACGATGAGAAGCAGCGACATGTGCACCCAGCAGAACAAGCCAAACTGATGCTTGAGGTTGCGACGTTTTAGGTTGGAGACAAACGCCATGAAGCCGAACACGTAGAGCATGAACGAGAGGAAGCGATGATGCCTGGCAAAAGGGATGAACCACGCATCCACAAAGACAATGTGCTTAAAGTAGTAGATGATCGACTCGCCATACAAAAAGTAGTTGGCGACGGCGAAAAAGTACCAGctgagcgtcttgctccaCAGCTGGTCGCGACGGCCTTGGATGCGCTTctggatgcgctcgtcatcatcgtcgtcatccaccTCGCTAGTGGCAGCGCTGGTGGGGGCGGATGACATGCGACTCGAAcgtcctcctccgccaGTGACCGAGGGACGACCAGGAATGTTGAAGAGAGCGACAATCTCGCGGTAGACCAGAGTCTGACAGATcatgacgagcaagatcaTGTAGGGATGGCCGAGTAGCAAGAGACCGATGAATCCTCCAATCATGATGAGCGTGTACAATGTCCTCTCGTAAATCTTCTGCCACTTTGCCTttgcagcggcagcggcatcTTCCTGGCTCTGCTGCGACTGCTGGGGCTGCTTCGGCAACTGTTGCGATGTGTTCGCCTCTCGCGATGCCGGTGGCTGTGGCGACTGGAATTTGACATCTTGCGCATGGTCGTTGCTGACAGCCTTTGTGGAAGCGTTCAGAATGGATTCGGGCTGGTCTGCCTTGGCTGAGGCTGGTTTTGCAGTTGGAAGAGCCGTCTGGTAGCCAGAGGGGGCGCCTTGTTTGGGtgccgaagcagcaaaggGTGCTGAGGGAGTGGGAATGACTTTGTCCTGGACCCCCAGATTCTCCACAGCGGCAGAAGTGAGCGACTGAGGAGGCTCGACAGTATTGGTGCCGTTGTAGCCATTAGGAGCAATCACCTTGTTCGCACTGTCGGTtgtgtcgagcttggccggCTGAGGGGCGGACTGGgccttgttgagcttgctctTGGTATCCTTGGTAGACGAGGCGTTGGCAGCAGGCTGAGAAGGCTGAGCTGGCTGAGCTGGCTTTGCGGGCGActtgtgctcgacgacgctctcttcgtcgtcggatTCGATCTCTTCGACCTGAAGCGCCTCGAAAGCGGTACGCGAGGCAAAGCGGCCTCCGTTGTGGGATGAAGCCATTGCGATGACTTGTGGAAGGTGACAGAAAGTCAACTGCGGATAGTTTGGTGAATATGGTCGGAATGGTAGCTTGAAGAGACAAGCTCGTGGGTGGGCAGTCCTCCGGAAGAAGGGCTTGGGGCTACAGCAGCGATTACGACGAACGGGCCAATTTCTGTTCGATCGTGACAAAAtgcaagacgctcaagaccGTCCGTTGACAAGGCTTCCTTCCGGATTCAGATCGCGTCCAAACTGAAAGTCATCCACAAACGTGAGAAGGAAATTggtgatattcgtgattcgtgattcgtgattcacgattgttggCTCAGCTGCGACTGTGCCTGTGTGGAGGCAGTGAGTCAGCTCGCACGAGATCATGCCAGCACGGTGGCATTTTGAATTTCAAATCGaaacactcgtgacttgaaCTTGATTCTGTTTTTATAATATGTTTGTCGCAGTCAGTCACAGTTGTAA
Coding sequences:
- a CDS encoding uncharacterized protein (related to ser/thr protein kinase), coding for MMSFWPQSAEAGPSRSPHVPSNTFHHRASSPTKISMPPSSQFVSASKHESHVPTFLVRSATEQNPTSIDPKSLHTFAYGGFVQSSPSTESTSAFSPSTNYRTTFSNPSSSSISSAGHARAASHRNSFSSVSVSELGSSMMSDRLSWGRSFKRQSKRNSHDAKTAASLRASDLAQKDGGRHRSHTEGSQFLNPNSGDIFLYSSRNLDASSDKSQQPRFMHQRRKSDGPQRSRLEVGHDSSSYIRSNRMFRSRSSNSLSHAFFDPRAHKHQSKNSTHSLSLVKDEDEEDFATSSGNGMPSSPLRDCQTFADWDDQQALLPSSKQVEDHAARDRQAIMISSSSSKTLRRRSGEIVNVAARSAAQATKKGLSVIRRAGSFDVSSKASADAVQERNRFRSNSSSSFLTTLGLVPRLDPRHQRSQTLHVVDAPKTPGNETTGKSKQASLSLPSSVQHSPKLQGLGLHGEGTRFNASRFSQITEAEDEDKSLSKDLPQTPSKTLATMSFDSDQELQLRRSDSSEALEKDEPNEVPLVSEQTPPTASEAAKAEPKSPSRSAIEQRHGLAKRSYAALIDLLNPTLHKEGKPQSRGRQASLGGAEPVRGLSNGDHGGKGVTGAGGSGVSSANNGGRNRGNTGGGRGNGMHGGGGGGGGAGPTNGGNGGGTGGGGPPDRRGGPPRGGGNSSSDVGPPVNSVYRRLELVGRGAYGAVYRGVHVETGAAVALKVVNLDTPDDDVSDIQREVALLSQLREAASKNVVRYWGCWLKGPELWIVMDFAEGGSVRTLMKAGAIAERYCAVIVRETLVALNYLHKSGIIHRDIKAANILLTSTGRILLCDFGVAASLASNSVHSKRSTFVGTPYWMAPEVITEGKTYDQKADVWSLGITIYEMATGNPPLADVEQMRVIMLIPKSKPPRLPLEGDFSPAMRDFVAACLNEEPKERATSEELTKLKWIKTYAKTPSSVLKEVIQSYNAWTKAGGMRMSLIGAETADWGEAGNRDSFAFDGRETGEGWEFNTLQSAREWDEDEEEVEGQHAPIPIRDHPLLRLFDVEPSDGATSAGGGYATRGGTGADSVNGSTWRPAAPAVEACATLRAQQAPPQLKTQQSSSSLSAAVPMAKPSLGAHAQEKASFTGTGNTPFRFGVGGGVGPAQPMRKRSQSLTKPSSSSSGSSSLAMSTAASSTTTAIVIPDSRSLHDLSSAGSAGAAGAAGAAQPKQTYSSRVLEQRMGHGKSNDATSSGLYTDLDRAVDNAELIAHHRQSHGGSDPTTAGLHASPSRHVQLWDRGANAQTYSRLARLRAGYLTQPRQRADSASLAASTSLAASDDSPITPTAQAAAAATPTPTTVATATATAAAGTGVPAGSAFTRPHMDAGPALKPLDFAHLHTKHQVSSTLAKTLDDLGKWLDVLSLGLGRAVHSDL
- a CDS encoding phosphatidate cytidylyltransferase (related to CDS1 - CDP-diacylglycerol synthase); this encodes MASSHNGGRFASRTAFEALQVEEIESDDEESVVEHKSPAKPAQPAQPSQPAANASSTKDTKSKLNKAQSAPQPAKLDTTDSANKVIAPNGYNGTNTVEPPQSLTSAAVENLGVQDKVIPTPSAPFAASAPKQGAPSGYQTALPTAKPASAKADQPESILNASTKAVSNDHAQDVKFQSPQPPASREANTSQQLPKQPQQSQQSQEDAAAAAKAKWQKIYERTLYTLIMIGGFIGLLLLGHPYMILLVMICQTLVYREIVALFNIPGRPSVTGGGGRSSRMSSAPTSAATSEVDDDDDDERIQKRIQGRRDQLWSKTLSWYFFAVANYFLYGESIIYYFKHIVFVDAWFIPFARHHRFLSFMLYVFGFMAFVSNLKRRNLKHQFGLFCWVHMSLLLIVFSSHFIVNNILEGLIWLWVPASLVVCNDVFAYICGMTFGRTPLIDLSPKKTVEGFVGAFIVTEIFAYGWATFFQRYNYMICPAVSLGMNAFKEVTCDVNPVFHWHYLSLPPAMASLASSIAGHRISAFPWSPFQLHALVMAAFASLVAPFGGFFASGFKRAFNIKDFGDSIPGHGGLTDRFDCQFLMGLFSYVYYSSLIREHHVTVGSVLQTVVTQLTLDDQIELYNEISRYLVGQGKLTKA